A single window of Populus nigra chromosome 17, ddPopNigr1.1, whole genome shotgun sequence DNA harbors:
- the LOC133677710 gene encoding probable xyloglucan endotransglucosylase/hydrolase protein 32, whose product MALFPLLLLILMVPSSSNAQWPPSPGYWPGSRFRSMSFYQGYRNLWGYSHQRVDQNALTIWLDSTSGSGFKSVKPFRSGYFGASIKLQPGYTAGVITAFYLSNSEAHPGYHDEVDIEFLGTTFGKPYTLQTNVYIRGSGDGRIIGREMKFHLWFDPTKTFHYYAILWSPKEIIFLVDDVPIRRYPRKSTTTFPLRPMWVYGSIWDASSWATENGKYKADYRYQPFVASYTNFKASGCSAYSPAWCHPVSASPFRSGGLTRQQYRSMRWVQRHHMVYDYCKDYKRDHSLTPECWG is encoded by the exons ATGGCTCTCTTTCCCTTACTTCTTCTCATTCTTATGGTTCCTTCCTCTAGTAATGCTCAATGGCCACCTTCACCTGGCTACTGGCCAGGTTCTAGGTTCAGGTCAATGAGCTTTTACCAAGGATACAGAAATCTCTGGGGTTATTCACATCAACGAGTAGACCAGAATGCGTTGACTATCTGGCTAGATAGCACATCAG GGAGTGGATTTAAATCAGTTAAACCATTTCGATCAGGGTATTTTGGCGCTTCCATTAAGCTCCAACCTGGCTACACTGCGGGAGTTATAACAGCTTTCTAT CTTTCAAATAGCGAAGCTCATCCTGGGTACCATGATGAAGTGGACATAGAATTTCTCGGCACAACATTTGGGAAGCCTTACACTTTGCAGACCAATGTTTACATCAGAGGAAGTGGGGATGGGAGAATCATTGGGAGAGAAATGAAGTTTCATTTATGGTTCGATCCAACCAAAACCTTCCATTATTATGCCATTCTTTGGAGTCCCAAGGAGATCAT ATTCCTCGTGGATGATGTGCCCATTAGGAGGTACCCGAGGAAAAGCACGACAACCTTTCCACTGAGGCCGATGTGGGTGTACGGTTCCATCTGGGATGCCTCATCTTGGGCTACTGAAAACGGAAAATACAAAGCTGATTACAGATATCAACCATTTGTTGCTAGTTACACCAATTTCAAAGCAAGCGGCTGCTCAGCCTATTCACCAGCCTGGTGCCACCCTGTGTCCGCCTCTCCGTTCCGGTCGGGTGGGCTCACAAGGCAACAATATAGAAGCATGAGATGGGTCCAAAGACACCACATGGTCTATGACTATTGCAAGGACTACAAGAGAGACCATTCCCTAACACCTGAGTGCTGGGGTTAA